One genomic segment of Clavelina lepadiformis chromosome 3, kaClaLepa1.1, whole genome shotgun sequence includes these proteins:
- the LOC143450570 gene encoding glutathione S-transferase Mu 3-like: MATPVLGYWDIRGLAEPIRLMLVYCGQEYEDKRYICGDAPDYDRSSWSNVKSSMDLDFPNLPYFIDGETRITESFAIMKHIARKNNLFPMADVQHDRCNMLEGVVSDFRRDFTMMCYRPGYETNKVNYFKDLPLKLQKFDNYLADKKWLAGENLMYIDFALCEILDHIRLMSPDCLNKHEKVSAYVEKFFKLEKIAAYRSSSAFRKFPINNKMAHWGGKAE, from the coding sequence ATGGCTACACCTGTGCTTGGCTACTGGGATATCAGAGGTCTTGCTGAACCTATTCGGCTGATGCTTGTATACTGTGGACAAGAATATGAAGACAAGAGGTACATCTGTGGAGATGCTCCAGACTATGATCGCAGTTCCTGGTCGAACGTGAAATCCAGTATGGACTTGGATTTTCCGAATTTGCCTTATTTCATTGATGGAGAAACCAGGATAACCGAAAGTTTTGCCATAATGAAACATATTGCACGCAAAAATAATCTTTTTCCTATGGCTGATGTGCAACATGATAGGTGCAATATGTTGGAAGGTGTAGTTTCAGATTTTCGTCGTGATTTTACGATGATGTGCTACAGACCTGGTTATGAAACTAACAAAGTCAATTACTTCAAAGATTTACcactaaaattgcaaaaatttgacAATTATCTGGCAGATAAAAAATGGCTGGCTGGTGAAAATCTCATGTATATTGATTTTGCACTGTGTGAAATTCTAGATCATATTCGGCTTATGTCTCCAGACTGTCTCAATAAACACGAAAAGGTTTCAGCATATGTGGAAAAATTCTTTAAGCTGGAAAAAATAGCAGCTTATCGCAGCTCTAGTGCTTTCCGTAAATTTCCtatcaacaacaaaatggCGCATTGGGGTGGAAAAGCAGAGTAA